TTCTGAAACGGCGTCTAAAGCATCGGCCAGCCGCGGTGCGGCGTCAACGCCCTGGCGTCGGTGTTTTGCGTCTCGTTAGCCCCCGCTGCGAACAAAAACGACAAGATAGCAGGGGAAATAGGGGCTATGCGGGGGCGCGGCTTCGGGCAGATTCGAGGTCCCATACTCATGGGGCGCTGATTTTTGCCGTCAGGTGCAATTTCTTTCCCGCCCCCCACGTTGTTAACGTTGTAGTCATGGCCCACAGCACGCCGCACTCCGAGCGCCTCACCCACTGGGTGCACGAGCATGCCCGCTCGGTGCGCGGCTACCTGTTGGCGATGGTGCGCGACGGGCACGCGGCGGACGACCTGTTGCAAGAGGTTTTCTGCCGAGCCTGGCAGGCCCGCGACCGCTACGCCGAGCAAGGAGCGGCACGTGCCTATTTGTTGCGGATCGCCGACCGATTGGTCTGTGACCGTGGACGCACGGCGCAGCGCGAGCGCCCCATGACCGCCGAGCAGTGGGAACAATTCGAACCGGCCACAACCGACGGAGCCGCGTTGGCCACGGTATTGGG
The sequence above is drawn from the Pirellulales bacterium genome and encodes:
- a CDS encoding RNA polymerase sigma factor, which translates into the protein MAHSTPHSERLTHWVHEHARSVRGYLLAMVRDGHAADDLLQEVFCRAWQARDRYAEQGAARAYLLRIADRLVCDRGRTAQRERPMTAEQWEQFEPATTDGAALATVLGAESRQQLIEALDTLSDAQKRTLLLRYYGDLEFQEIARIMECPTNTVLSHARRGLLALRRLLVEEYE